AGAAAAGGTGCCTATGGTCCAGTGGTCTAACCCTTGCTACACTTCCAATTACATTTGGTGTTGAGGTTCCATATTCAAAGGGAATTGGGATTTGGTATCATTTATGCAAATTAATGATGCTCAATTGTAACCTTATATTGATTGTTCTGTCCCAGTGGACAAATGAACATCTGCTCATGTTTAAAAGTGAAGAAAACATGTTTGTGAAGTTCAAGTCATCATTTGCCAGACCATTTCTGTGTTCAGCATTCATGTTTGTTCAGTGACGTTTTTCTTTGCTTGATTTGTAGGGGTTGTCATGAATCTAAAATaattgaagaggaagaggatgaagaatgtcttaaggaggaagaagatggcttGTCTGGTATGGGAAACGCGCAGCTGCTGACACAACCCTCttgtaatctctctctctctgtggtttGATTGAAAGAAGGATAGTCTTTGCTGCTCATATCTCTGCTGTACCCCTGCTTTGGCTTGGAGAAGCTGTAATGTTTGCTGCAATTTCAGAATGCTAATAATGAGGGATTGTAAATGTTCTCTTTGTTGACATGATTCCTTATCACTAACAATTATAATACTCCAAGTACTTACTTTGGTGTTGACTAAGTAGAGATTTTTGACATCCCTTCCTGGCCCTTGTCTAGGTGGGAACCTCTTGCACTGGGGACACCCTTTATTGTATTGTCGTCTGGCTCCAGAGAGATTCTGTTTTGCTCTGATTTATGCAATTATCTTGCCAACAGGATATCTCCAGCAAATATAAGTTAACTGCTTTCTTAAGTTCTATTTGTATGGTTTTTTGCAGGTATACAAGGGAAGATCAGGGATTACTAGCTTGCTGGATTGAATTGGCTCATAAGATTGTATGAGAATGGCATTAACAGAATACTTGCAGATCAGATGAAATGGTAGGTCACGGGCTGCAGCATTTAGACGTGTGCAGTATGGAAGCTGGAAAGGCTAGAAGATGCAGAGCTCAGAGAAATTTGCTAATAGAAATTCCAATGATATCTTAGAGATATTCATCTTGTAAGATCTTGAAATTGACATGTGCTGAGATAACCAATTATCGAGGCTCCTAGAAAGTCTTATATGCCTACAATACTCATACCGAGTTGATGATGGCATTTCTGGTctctccaacttgaaaagcttgagAGATTCGTCCTGGGCTAGCCAATAACTCTCTTCCCCCAGTTGACTaggaacttgaaaagattgTGGAAGATTCTATCCCCGGTGGATTGGTAGGTTAAAGAGATTGGAGTCTTTGAAGTTGTCCTCTTCGATAATGACCACCTTATCGCAAGATATTCCGCAACTTTCTCATCTCTAGAGAGTTGAACTCTGTCGGGAATGTCTGTAGTGCCTCCCGAGGCTTCCCTCGAGTTTACCGTCCATATGTATTAGACATTTCCTATCAGTAGGTACATTAATAGACCTATCAACCTTGAAGAAACTGTAAGAACTAATTGAGTATTGTGCAGTTACAGAGATTCAAAGCCTTGAAAGTCTGGAGAATCTTAAAACTTTGGAGCTGAACGAGCTCCACTGACTGGACAAATTGGCCGACTGAGTGGCTTGAAGAAACTAATGGCTTTTCATTTACATCATCGTAATGATCTGGTTGACCGGAATCACCGGACCATTTGTCCATCTTCTCCAGCAGAAAAGAATGGACACTTGCTCTGTTgagtacttttttattttggataagAGGTGCTTCTTATTCTGATGTACATATGTGTAACAAAGAGGTTTATGTAAATCTTTTTAAGTTCACTTTGCATGTTGACTAGTGATAGTTCTGCAAGTACCCTTGTTcagattttctttgttttaatttGGTTTAGATGTGTTAATGGCTTTGAATTGCTAATTGACTTACCTCATGAGGTCAAGTCAAATTATATGAACTCCAAGTgcattattttgtcaatttactATGTGATGATTTATTTGAGGTACCTTATAAATTGATACTTCATCTTACTGAATTTGAAACTGGTCAATGCCCATACTTCGTGTAGGAGAATTTTAGCGTAGCTGTTACAATGTGCATGAAAGCATCTCGGCACTTGTGGCATCACCTCTATGGTAATAACAAACACAAAATTGCAAcatgaagaagaataataatctACATAGGTAAACACATGTCCAATTTGGTTTTTGGGTAAAGCAGATTTCTTAACTGGATTCACACAAGATGAAGAGAAGTGGTAATGattcttaaataaattaaagaaatgttcCAGTTCCAACTTGGTCCGGCATTATTTAATGTTTACGTAAATATGAAATAATGACACAAtcattaaatttcaaatgaatagaAGTGTGGCAAAACTTTTTCCAAGTCTAAATATATAACATGGAATGATCTTGCGCCGTCTGCAAGTTCttatctttttcctctttttatatcttttgtaATAGATAATCCACAAGCATTAACCGAGATAATGAAGAGCCACAACTTTCAAAAACACTATTTGAAATAGAGAACTTTCATACTTGAGATCAGAAGTCAATCTATCTATATAATCATTATAGTCATTAGAGAGGCTTCACAAAACATTTTGCCAATCACTAAAGAGGCTTCCGAGTTTGATTGGGAATTTAGAAATGCTGGTTGAGTTGGATTCCAAATGGGATTTAACAAGTCACATCAAATTTGTGAGCTTATTTACCAGACTTGTAGAGGCCCAAAGTTCTAATACAGCActcatgaataatttttcccaTCTACATTGACACAAGACTATGCTTACACATTGGTTTTGTGTACTctattttaatagtattttgtACAATAATCAGCACAAAGCATGGATTTATAGGGGTTAAATGCGAATGTTGCTTCACCTCGAATAAatgtgatttttataatttgattggtAGCCGGGGAGTGTCTTGGATGAAGATCAAGCCCGATAATTCCATCGAGCTTCATGTTTTGGTGTCAATTCGGGCCTGGGCCCTCTTAGCCCCATTAAACTGGATCGATCGAGTTCGCCTTGATTAagatttagttttttttttggggggggcaCAACAAATTTGTTTGGAAGTTCCATGTCtacttttgttgactttgactttgaatgaATCTGCCCATTCATTTGGGGGCAAAAGTGGATTCTCATCCCCAAAATTCTGCACCACATAGTAAGTGATTTTCTGCATTAGAGAAACGTAAATAATTGTCAACTAACGGGCTGGAGTGATGCTTCGAGGAAACATCCTTATTAACTAATGTACAACAAAACTAGCCCACAACTCTTATTCAGCCAATCCCGTGGCTTCTTCAAAGTTAAATGACCTACCAAAATGTCATtcaaaatatcttcatttttacTACCTTAAGATTATGTGGTATAGGAACAAAGGCCTTGATAGTTCAGGCCTGCACCTATACGAAAAGTCATTCTTTTCCTTCAAAAATAGTAGGAGTTAGGTAGTGGGATCACCacctgttttctctttttcttggagCTTTTGAGCTATAATGGGGGAAGCTCAATTTTGATTCAAATGGAAGGAGTTTGTTTCAAAGAAAACTGCAACGAGACTTTTGGAGTTTCGTTTTACTAAAACAAATGTCTAAGGGAGTATATTCGAAGCTAAAATTATCAGAAAACAAATTCAATCTTCCGTTGATCTCAATTCAAGGATTTTGATACTTCCAAGGAATTTTTTTGACTCATGACATAATTAAAAACTTTAATCTTAATTCATTTTGTCATGCTTGGATCTATATCAAAAAAGATTTGAGAACTTATTAATTCCGAAATGAGAATTATTTACACATTCTGATCTAGcaagattttatttttccttcccgGCTTTACCATCACGTGCCTCCTCCATGTTCTCCTTATCAAACTATCAATCAGTTCGTTTAATCAACATTTGTATCCCATCGAGATCTGAAGGTCTTGCTGGTGTTGGCGCATTCACATTGGTCATGCACTAGCCTGCAACTTTGAGGAGGTCAGCTCATCAAAGTTACCAGTAAAAGACAGGTCAAATTGATGTTATGTTACCACATTCAAGTGCAACATAGTGCTACTACATTCAAGTGCattacttttgtcaatttatgcATTGGTCATTTATGTGAGATCATTGGAACTTGCTTGTCCGTACTTTAAATTTGAACATTATAACGATGCCTTGTGAAGCATAACTTTGTTATACGTCAAACAATGAAGGACATAGTCAAACGTGTAGATTTTAATCCCTGACAAAATCTCTTTCATTCACTTTTTGGTTACCTAGGAATGGAGCTTTAGATTTTGACATTGTTAAGGAGAATCGCTAAACAACAAAAGAGTCCTATATGTCTGCCTAAGCTCTTTCTCTTGGTAAGGCTCTTTCTCTAGGTAATAAGTAAGAAAAACTTATGGGATGTTTCTATAAAGGTAAGCTGGGGCTATGGCTATTAACTCGTAGATTTGAAGATAGTATATATTTCCCAACGTTTTGGTGCTATACTCTGGCTTTTGCTGCAATGTACAAACTCCTGCTTATCGTACAATCTCAAAGGTTTAACTGTTCTCTTGCACGATGTGCTTTGAATTGTCAGAATTGGCAATTTATGCTTTGAAATGATAAaggaatttcattttttccGGTTTCCGCTAATGTTAACTTCGGCAATCAAAAGTAGAAGGTAAAAACTCACAGCTCTCATTCCAAAGGCCGCTTAGATCATTCTTACATGTCTAAACCAAGATGATATAAATTATTTACCTCCTAAAAGTTGAAATTCAGCAAAGGTTGCCAATTGAAATGACGTAAACTTCAGACAAGATCATCATTTGTTTCAAGATGGCTTGATTTAACtgttaatttgcataattgcCTACCAAGGAATAGTTGAAGTACTTGGTTGCGTGGATGTGCCAATGAGCTAGTAGTAGAAAGTAAGGTCACTGATTGAAAAGTGTTCTCCCTATACAATCTTTATTTCACCTTATAAAACCGGTTAATCGCAATACCACGCAAGTCTTACAGTTCCATAGCTCACACACATCTGCCGATTTTGTGCACTTCAACACTAGTTCaaccccaaaaaaaggaaaaaaaaaagaagaggaaaaaagttGCGTGATTCAGCTGTGGATAGCTTAGCTCAGCTCAGCATGCACACATCTTTATTAGGTTTTATCGAGTCTGACACGTAAACTTGTGAGCGCATTCATTCAATAGGCATCACATAGTTGTATTTACAAGGATGATACATGCAACTTCCTGCTTTTTACATTACAAGTGAATTTCGGTAGAGATCCTATGCATATTGTGATGGACATGGAAAAGATTGATGGAATGCATTACGAGAATAAAATTCATCCAGAGCTGCCTAAAGATCTTCATGAAATTAGGTGCTTACTTAGGAGCATTTTACGTTGAGTTACTCTTGGCATCAGAGTCTTAACAGAGCCTCAATGCAGAAGCAGGACTCCTGGAAAGCATATGGTTTCCTTTGTCTTCGCTTCCATATTCCTTCAATCGTGGGTCCTTGATGATTTTGCACGATCCCCTTGTCTCCGCCAATAATTCTACACCGTAGTAGACTAAATGGTCTGTGAGGCTGTTACCAGTTACCAATCTGCAGGAACACATTCTGATAAGTCATCCGTAAATATTTCCAGTAATAAAGAACTGGCATTCTCTAGAAGAAGCTGGTCTGTCACGAGTTATTGCACCTAGCATGATAAATCCacaaaataattgcttgtaACAGGTAGCTACGACTAAAACTACCTCCTTGCCTGTTGCACGTTGGACCATCTCCAAAGGCATCGCAAACTTTCTCGACCTGATAAACCAAACAAACAAATCCTATATTATACAACCATGCCTACAAAAAAAGGATTCCAATTACATGTGAACACTGACATGCAGGTGGAATCAAATTATTTTCACATTATCTCACATCAATATGTTTATCCATGGCTGTCATTGAGATAGTCACCAATGATTACAGGCATTAGTAGACATACATAATTTAAATGAGTAATACCTTATAATTGCACAAAGCTTAAGACTAGGTCATCAGccatcacagagagagagagagtaaatgaTACACATTATTACGCGTCTTAAATTTTGGAATTGGTATGATTGCCTTATGGGAATGAGAAGAGTTcctaaaatattgttaaaaaggTCATGAGTACCACGAACTACCCTACTTTGTTAAgaagataaaacaaaacaaaacagatAAAATTTAAACACTGAAAAAAGTAAGAGTACAAACATTGttggaaaaggggaaaagtgccaaaaaagttataaatcttttgtttttgtgccgatttagtcctaaacctttttttggtgccgatttagtcctaaacctttttacgttgtatcaattcagttatttccggccaaaattggccggaatttgctgactagacgtcggccggctgacgtggcccGATCGGCGCCGACGTAgactatttttaataatatttttcaattttttaatttttaatttttaatttttttaaattttttttctttttgtcttctcatcttcttcctccagccggtcgcggacctcggcgaccgacTAGAGACGACTAttggtcggcgaggtcgaggtcaacctcgccggccacctcgccgggCCGCGAGGGCTGCCTCGcgccgggcggcgaggctcgccttcgtcggatctagcgaggctcgagcctcgcccatggccggcaaggctcgacctcaccagatccggcgaggctcaaccgcGCCCGCctggcgcgaggccgccctcgaggcctgggtggcgaggctcgccctcgccggatctggcgagggtcgggcctcgcccatggctggcgagggcgagccccgccagctcGGCGCTTGGAGCATGGGGAGGAGAGCGAAGCCGACAATGGCGAAGCTCGGCGAAGGAGACATTGCGGAGCACGAGCCGAAGTCAGCGGTGCTGCTCGGCGGcaatgacgacgacgatgacgatgagGAAGCGAACGAAGACCTGAGCTTGAAAATCGTCGAGAAGGCGCTCTCGGTGTGCGCCGCGAAGCTCGCCTCCACGCCACCGGGCGTCGACGTGTCGGAGGAGGACGAAGATAGGCCTCGGTTCCGTAAGACCTCGAGGACCGAAtccgccgcctcctcgcgccgagctggcgaggctcgcctcgccggccatgggcgggcgaggcgagcctcgccacccaagcctcgagggcggcctcgcgccgggcgggcgaggctctcCCTCGggatctggcgagggcgagcctcgccgcccgcgCGAGGTCGCCCTCgcgccaccggcgaggtggccggcgaggtcgacctcaacctcgccggccgtcgcctcttcggccggtcgccgaggtccggtgaccggctggaggaagaagatgagaagacaaaaagaaaaaaaattacaaaaattaaaaattaaaattaaaaattaaaaattttaaaaatattaaaatattattaaaagtagtCCACGTCAGCGCGCGATAgggccacgtcagccggccggtGTCTAGTCAGCAaattccgaccaattttggctggaaagaACTgtattggcacaacgtaaaaatgtttaggactaaatcggcacaaaaaaaaggtttaggactaaatcggcacaaaaacaaaaggtttagaacttttttggtacttttccgtTGGAAAAGATAAGACTTCTCCAGTTAGATAGGTTGAAATAAACGCAAAGTAAACGTAAAATGTAGTCAGCAACAATTCCCCATAATTTACGTGATATTCCATCAAGATCAAAGTCATACCGCCCTAGGGAAGTGATGGTATATCTTCCGTGGGAACCAAGAATAATACGAAGGCAAATGAAGCGCAATCTCATGTCCATTATTTATATGTATCGTATTTGGCGTGCTGTAGTAAGAAAAAAACATTGCGTTGCCTATACGGGGTTGTGCAAATGTCAAAACCTGGACAATTTGTGCTTCTTGGTTTACTGGGAAATTAAGCATCCTTAGTTATCTAAGTAAATCAAGCGAGTGCTGGTTTGGAAAAAAAACAGCTTCAGCACACGTAATTAGACAGCCAAATTACTTGAATGTTAATAATTTCACAAGAGGAAAAActaaccgaccaaaaaaaaaaaaaacaagaggaaaacTACTATGCATCAATGACCATATATTGCATTTCACATACGAAAGTGAACGATGGAACAGCCCTTTCTCTCCATAAGGGTTGGAGGTCTAGCATTACTCTGTTTGGATCCCAtccataattttcccaaaaccaaACCCCACAGCCACAACAAAACCCACCCAAGCCTCACCCCAACAAAAAGTTGTTAATAATATGGAATAGTGGGATTGGGGGTTAATTTACAACCAATGCGCAATTAAATGCTTCCACAAGAAGCACTTGGATGTTGGTGGGGTGAGTCATATCCTGCTCAAAACATGAACAAAACATTCCAGGTTCATGGTAAAATTGCCCCTTGAACCTCAAAACTTACAGTCATAAATAGCAAAGGAGAAACTAAATGTTAAAAAGGGCCATCACGCATGCAAAGGGCCACGACCCATGGGCATGATGTCACAATCGGCTCAGAACAATTTTCAGCAAGAAACCAGCaaacaaaaatcacattttaAATCATCCAAGTGTTCGGACAAGGTGTAACTTATGATCCTATTGTAGGCACATGAATGTCTGTATAGTCTGAGTCCAATCCAAAGTTTGACCCTCAAAAATCACAACTTGACATGGAGAAGAGATTTAGCAGGACATGACTTTGGGGTAGGCACCATTTCTAGTACCAGTTCCACAACAGGTGCCTAGAAAACTCTAGACACTGTCCAATAAAGCAGAGACAAAAAGCATAACTTAGACATTTTAGAATTGGCTCCAGCCTACAACATATATGGCTTGTATTCGGACTGAAAAGGAGTTGCTTTTTTTGGTTAGAAAGAGACAGATAGAAACAACGCACAGAACACAGATTTAGGATGAATATATTCTAGTTTAAAATGCATTAACACTTCAAGACCACACGACATAGATTTTGAGCTTCAAGTGCTTGCAAAAGTTAAATAGCTAGACCATAAGCATATCAATATACCCATAAagtttgggataagtacactatcaatgGCAAAACTTGTGTACGGCgcttactttggtgccaaaagtttccgtcatatcatttaagtgccaaatcgaaggaaaaacgatcactttggtgctacCGGCGAAAGatttcggccaaaatgattacgtggctttttcttaaaaaaaaaaaaaatcgataggGGCtttaaacaacgtcgttttaccgtcctacatggatggctttACGGAAACGACGCcatttagctcacatggggattgaaattaggggtttccgccgctcggccaccattGTTCGTctgccgtcgctcggccactaTCGCTCGGCCAGCATTGCTCGGCCATCGTCGCTCGGCTACCGTCGCTTAGCCACCATTgttaggggtgagcgtggttcccgggtagaaccgaGAACCAAGGAACCGAACCGCAGGTtctggttcggttcccggttctaaaggGACCGGTTCCGGCTCCGGTCGGAACCGGTTAGGTTAGGGTTCCTAAAATTTGAAAGCCCCCAAATCATTAACCCTCGCCCAGTTGTCCTCTCCCGTTCTCTGCCTCTGCTCCGTCCCCAACACTGCTCGCCCTCAATGCCACCGCCggacgccgctcgccctcgacgccgccgccggacgccgcttGTCTTGCCGCAGGATGCCAATCGCTCCCCGCCCCTGCCCTTGCCTCCCTGGACGCTGTCACCCCTGCTCGCCTCGCCGCTAAGCCGTTGGACGCCGCTTGCCCTCGACGTCGCCACTGGATGCCGCTTGCCCTTGACGCCACCGCTAGACGCGGCTTGATCCCCCGGTGGACGCctctcgccgctcgccgcttgTCCAATCGCCCCCGACACTGCTCGCCGCTCACCCAGCCGCCCCCGACGTTGCCCGCCGCTCTCCCAGCAGCCCCGACGCCGCTCGCCTGGTCACCCTCGACACTGCTCGCCCCCGACGCCTAAGCACATCATATGCCTCCCGCTTGGTCAGTCCTCTACAACAATTTGGTACCATTTATTGAAAGAATCGAGTCAAATAATACACTTGAAGATAGTTCGGGATTGTGATCATATCATGAATTTTCATCATGGGCTTGTATCATGTGATGGGGAATCTTCAAGTTGAATATCATATGAGAGAGGTCCTCAAAGATTTATGTGGCACTTCTACACCATTGTAGTCCCAAGTGCTTGTTGATCTAActtaatgttttattttctttcaggtACCCCTTTCAACATATTGAAGAAATTTGATGGAGAAACAATAACAGAGGTTGTTCGTCTCCATCCTTGCCTTGCAAGGATGAGATACCGTGTTAAGAGATTGCCTCGGTATCTCATTCTCCATATGCAGAGATTTacgaaaaacaatttttttgtggagAAGAACCCAACTCTAGGTAAGCTTTTTGAAGCTGAtgattttaattggaaaaaaaatggggaactttgatgatgatcatatcAGCCATTTCATAATGCTGCGATTTGATTTAGAAGACAATATGAAGTGGCGGATGTGAAATGTTGATCAAATTAGTACTTTTAAGTATCTGATTACTTATGATTGCTTTTGCAGTTAATTTTCCTGTCAAGAACTTGGAATTGAAGGACTACATTCCATTACCTGCACTAGGAGATGAGGAGAGGCTGCGATCAAAGTATGATTTGATTGCCAACGTTGTTCATGATGGCAAACTTGGTGAAGGTTCTTATAGGGTTTTTGTTTGGCGGAAGTCTGAAGAACTTTggtaaatctctctctctccctctctgtgaTTTTTGGGGAAATAAGAGTGCAATTGTTGTGTAGATTTAAAAGTCCTACATTATGCTTTAGGTATGAGATGTAGGATCTGCATGTTTCAGAAATGCTTCCTCATATGGTTGCACTCTTATAGGCATACATGCAGATATATGAGTAACATCAGCAGGACAATTTTGGTGGCAAATTTTTTCAATGCCTTCTGCTTTGCAACTTTGAGACCCTAATGGTGCTGGACTTTAGATCTTCTAAAAAGAAGTTTGATATGTATGTGAGACTACCTGTCAGATTTGTCTCCTCGGAGcagctagggtttttgatgaACCTTAAATTTAGGATATCTTGTTGTGCTGAGATGACTGACGGCGTAAACCTGCATTCTGTTGATTGTATATGATCATTAGCGAAACCTTAAGCTTAGGTTACTTTGAGTAATTAAAAAGGGTGGATGCGGCGTATCTCTGATATCTACAGTAATTATATAGTTCttaggtttgttttcctttccaCGTTTTTCGGTTGGCTGCCTTGTGCAATGGAAAGGCAAACATATTGATATCtgatatttttcccttttgtttatgttatttttcactAGCATGTACTTCCTAGTGAATGATTTCAGATAGACTATTGAGGCAAACTTGCATATATTCTTGCTGGTTCGTCAGATTCTTCTAAATTTTGCGCTTGTCTACCTGTTAAGCATATCGATGAAATGACATGACCACTAAGTCTCGAGTCTTCATGACCTCGGTGAGTGGACTCGAGTCTTCTTTCTCATTTGCAGATGCTGCCCACCAATCAAAGCCAACTTGAATAGTTGAGGTTGCATAGAATTTCCCTCATGCTCTTATGCTTTTGGCATCGAGTGAGTCGAGTTGCGTTTGCAACTACATGCTCTTTTCTTTTACAGGCACCGTACTTTTGCCCTGTTCTTTCCATCATTGTTTCGctaattctttttatcatatttCATTTGACAGAAGATGATTTAGANNNNNNNNNNNNNNNNNNNNNNNNNNNNNNNNNNNNNNNNNNNNNNNNNNNNNNNNNNNNNNNNNNNNNNNNNNNNNNNNNNNNNNNNNNNNNNNNNNNNAGATGAACAAATAATCTCACTCCCTCTTTCCCTCGCGTGGCGATACACCATCTCACAAGCACCAAAGAACCAGTTAAAAACACAAGGCCGTGCTCATGAAGGTAAATACTAGCGCTCAAGAATCCATAATTAGTTCCAATTTCGATCTTCAGCAAAAGAAGACATTCGATGTGCATTACCAACGTAGTACGAAAATTGATAACTTATGATCTAGGTAAAAGACAGAACATATGGAGTACTGTAATAAAAGCCAAACGtaggaaacaaatgaaggacGTCCTAAAAGGCTCTCCTAACTGGACTAGACATATAAAGAGTATGTATTGGTGCCAAGGTGCTGAGCCTACTTGTAAATTTGTGCATCAGCAGTCAAATTGAGTTGCTCGAAATCAAATTGGTCAAAATTCGACAGGCTGTAACAGAACTTCGACAAATAATATTTCGAGGGgtcaacaagagaaaaaaagatacGGGCAACTCGATGAATCAAGACAGGTCAAGAAAAGTCCAAAAACAGGACGTGCACCATGCTAAACTGATCAGAGTGCAACTGGAAAGGTAAGCAATCTGAGCTAATGAAGACTGCTCCAATTAACGACAAAGGACCTGACGAATTACTGGGCATTCGGTTTTGAGAAATAATCTGTCAATCAGATTCCAAAATCGCATGTGCATGAGAGCTGATCCTTTGTTACAAGCTAAAGCAACATCAATCGAGCTTCAGTATCCCAAATAGAGCACAATCTCAAATGCACATACCTAGATTTTAGCAACCTTGTTCTTCACACcagaaacattttcaaatttggtTTCAACAACAACCTCTATTATTCTGATAGCAAAATCAGCCGTGCAATAACATCTTAATCTCACAAATCTTTGATTCCAAGATTGTCAACCACAGTGGAACATCCATTCCAAGCCAACTCCGACTGCAGTTTCCAAAGTAAGAACCTTTAAGCTCTTTATCAACCCAACCAATTTAGCAAGCAAACATCATATAGCTTTACTGATGAATCAAAGTTGTAAAATCTGTCTGCATAACAAATAGGAGTGAGAATTCACATTAGACCACTTGCTCATATTATGTAAGGGGGAAGTCTATCGAGGATCACTAACCAAGTCTGTGCCAAGTCATTTCAAAGCTCCTGCTCCTGACATTCTTCAAAGCATCAGCTGTAGATAAACAACCCACTTCAGGTAGCCGTGCCAGACAATACTATCATCAATGGCAACATTAACTTGAAAGGATTCCAATCAAATGACAGAAAGGCCATATccattcaaattcacaaattacAGCAGCATGAAGATACAAACCTGAATCTTAAACAACTCTCTTAGAATAAAGATCAAAAAGACATTCATGCAACTGCAAATTATGATACCAATATGAAATACAATCATCCGATTTATTAGGCACTACAAACTAAGTGGCTAGactttcaatatttaaaaaacCTCTTAAGTTATGAATATTATGTCAGTTCTGCAAAGCTTCTGTAGAATGTAATTCGAAGGATGCATTGTCAGCGTTTGGAGAAGTCCTAGAAACACTGAGCTCCTGGtcctttgatgattttgtttttctagaagTGCCTTTGAAACTCCTTAAAATATTTCAGCATTTACATCACAACCAGTTGGATAATAACCAAATCATGCCGCTGAATGAAATAAAATCAATCTAGCAACTAGCATCAGCAAATTACATACTAATAGTACCCCTAGATTTATAGACCTTTGTTTGTCCAACTCAAtagtaattttccttttgaactCATTCAATCCAACTAATAGGCATCTAACCTCA
This region of Eucalyptus grandis isolate ANBG69807.140 chromosome 8, ASM1654582v1, whole genome shotgun sequence genomic DNA includes:
- the LOC104438252 gene encoding probable chromatin-remodeling complex ATPase chain isoform X1 translates to MQKLKKQKIQEILDQQNAAIDADMNNKVKGQLKYLLQQTEIFAHFARGNQSASQKIKGRGCHESKIIEEEEDEECLKEEEDGLSGMGNAQLLTQPSCGNLLHWGHPLLYCRLAPERFCFALIYAIILPTGYLQQI
- the LOC104438252 gene encoding probable chromatin-remodeling complex ATPase chain isoform X2; the encoded protein is MQKLKKQKIQEILDQQNAAIDADMNNKVKGQLKYLLQQTEIFAHFARGNQSASQKIKGRGCHESKIIEEEEDEECLKEEEDGLSGMGNAQLLTQPSYEMVGHGLQHLDVCSMEAGKARRCRAQRNLLIEIPMIS